Within the Telopea speciosissima isolate NSW1024214 ecotype Mountain lineage chromosome 4, Tspe_v1, whole genome shotgun sequence genome, the region cacaaaaggcaatcttgccaCCGAGTCGCAGATCGACTTCCCTCCGAatgtcatgtcaatccaaatccattccctacTGAGAGGAAGAGGAGTGCGACGACTTGGCCAACAATGGCGGAGAACACGGGTCcaaatggaggcagcaaaggggcaagaaaagaaaagatgagcGACATCTTCAGtcccattccaacagagacagcagTTGGGAGGGACCTGAATATGTTGATAAATAAGGAAGGCTTGTGTAGGAAGGCAGCTAGCAAGGGCGCGCCATGCGGTGAAGCTATGACGAGGTATGTGACCACGGAACCAAACAACTCTATACCAAGGACAAGGGGTCCCTCTGtgtctaaccaaatcccaagcAGAGTGAGAGCTGAATCTGCCCGATTGGGAGGGGAGCCAAAAGATGGTGTCACCTCTACCTCGATGCCCTggggggatggggggaaggGATCTCCAAAGGTCAgcgagagggggaggggaggtggGAGGGGACTAAGAGCCTCTGGTGATGATAGCAGCAACATGGGCAAATCTGTCCAATCCGGAGGAGTAGATATCTCTGGGGCTCACAATAGAAGAGAGTACACCAGAAGGGTGCCACTTATCCAGCCAAAGAAAGGTGGACGTACCATCATCTATTGAGCACGAAATGGCGTCCCTAGCTAAATGTctcatctgcagaattttacgccaaacccaagaggagTCAGCCCTCGGACTAACGGTCCAGATGGAATCTCTACTACAACCAAGAAGTCCAGATGGAGGTTTTGTTGGTGAGGATCTTCCAAATAAGTTTGATGGACCCAACAATGTTGACATCTTTTATTCTCCTTAGCCCcaggcctccttcagatttgggaacACAGAGGGAGGCCCAGCTCAAAGGATGAAGGAATCTGGCAGAGTCcacacctttccaaaggaaggcacacataatagattcagCCGCCTTGATGGTAGCCTTTGGGAGGCCAAAAACTCCACTCCAATAAATGTAGCAAGACTGGAGCACCGATCTGATAAGCTCGAGGCGACCTGCATAAGATAAaagcttggctttccaaagctgcaacCTCTTGCGAAGAAGATCCAGGATGGGGGAACAATGGTGGCCTGAAAGCCTGGCagggatgagggggaggcctAGGTAGCGGACAGGGAGGGTGCCAATGGTAAAGCCGgtgagggaggagagggaggcTTTGGTGGTGTCCGAGACTCCGGCCAGGAAAATCTGGGACTTTAAAAGGTTAATGCGGAGACCTGAGAGGCCCTGAAAAAGGTtaagggaggacatgatggaaGCAATGGAGAGAGGGTcagccttagagaagatcatgagatcatcagcgaAGGCAAGGTGGGTCAGGTTGGTAGGCTTACACTTAGGGataggggagatgaggtggaggtcaGTTTTGGACTGGATACTTCGAGAGAGAACCTCAAGGGACAGGcaaaagagataaggagagAGGGGGCAACCTTGGCGAATACCAACTGAGGAGGGGAAAAAACCAGCAGGACTGCCATTCAGGAGAACAGAGAAGCGAGGAGtggatccagttgacaaaaatgGGGGGGAAGGACATCCTGAGGAGGACTTGGGAGATGAAATCCCAACGGatggagtcaaaagccttgtaGATGTCAATCTTTAAGAGAGCGGCAGGAGAGTGGGACTTTCGGTCAAAGCCTCGGACAATTTCCTggtagaggatgatgttgtcggAGATGCTTCTCCCAGcaatgaaggcagattggttgGGGCTGACAAGGGAATCAATGACAAGGCTTAGCCGGTTGGCAAGGATtttagcaatgaacttgtagaggagattacaaagggagatgggtctgaagtcagACATGGAAGAAGCTCCAGAGGATTTGGGGATGAGACAGAGGAAGGTATGGTTGATATTTTGGATCTGttgagggttgaagaagaagctcttaaTGGCACTGATAAGCTCAACACCGATGATGTCCCAGCAAGTGGTGAAAAATCCCATGCTGAATCCATCGGGACCAGGAGCTTTACTAGCTTTGTGGGAGCGAACAGCGGAGGTGATCTCAGAGTCGGAGGGGATGGAGCTGAGGGAGTTGAGGAGGTGGGggggatgaatttgttgatAAGGTCTGCAGGGAGGGGGGTATGGGAGGAGGGGGTGCAAAAGATATCAGTGAAGTAGCTCACAGCTTCGGCTTTGATGGCATCCACAGAGGAGAGGACAGTGCCATTAGAGGAAGTAAGAGAGaggatggagttggagttggagcggGCTTTGAGAGAGCGGTGGAAGAAGGCGGTGTTAGAGTCGCCGAGGTCAAGCCATTTGATTCTGGATTTCTGTTTAAGGAAGCTTTCctcaagggagagagaagaggaaaggtcAGAAGCAACAAGGACCTCCACCAACTTACTCCTGAAAAACCTGCTCTTTTTCCAAAGTCCTCTGCCCAACACCATGAAATGTCCCATCCCCACCACCTCCTTAGCCACCAAATCCTCGACAAGTTCACACCTAGATCCTTCACTAACAACCAGCTATCCCCAACCCCCTCACTTCCTCAGCCATCAAATCCTTAACCTATTCACACCTAGTTCCCTCACTAACATCCCCACGGGCTGTCTCCATCCTTATCACCTCCTTAGCCACCATTCCCTTTTTTTCACACCTAATTCTTTCGATTAGTCCCCCACTAGCTAGTATATGCTCCATCTAATTACAATCAAGGTCTTCCTCAAGAGTacctttgaaaaaaaaccccatcAGCCTCCCTCATATTCTCCAATAGAGCAAACTAGTTGGCAGCTATTAAAATACCCGAATTGTCAGCAACATTTGAATTGTTTCCCTTCCCCAACCCAATAACCATGTAAAAACTCATTATTATCCCTTCCTAATCCGATCTATTCATAATGTACATTAACATCTTCCCAAATTGACTCAATATTCAAATTTCAAGATGTAGAATCAATGTTGCCACCGGCCACCATTTCTATGCCACCTTCTATACCACTGGCTACCACTTCTGGTAGTTCACCATCACTTCTAGTATCACTGGAGCAGTTGCACCCACATAACCTTGCTGCAAAGAGCTAGATGACTTCGGCTTCCATTCCTTCCGAATTAATGGTGGTTTCTCCTTAATACAGTGATTGGAGGAGTGGTCAAAAGCCTTGCAAATAGAGCAACGAGATGGCCTCTAGCGATAAAGAATTTCCTACTCAAAAACAACTCCATCTTCATTAAGGATTGGAATGAAGTCGAGCAATTCATATGCAGTAGACAAATCAACCCAGAGCCTAGCAAAAGAAAGTCTTTCTTTAGTCTTCGTCATCTTATAACTAACGGCCGGCTTGCCAATGACACTTCCAATCCTGCTTAGTGCCTCTAAGACCAATAATGAAAAGGTAAATTGGGGAAGCTAAACCAAACTGGGATAGAACAAAGTTCAATTTCCTTCAAGCTGGATTTAGGACTCCATGGACGCAAAATCAGAGATTTCCTCTGAACATACCAAGGACCCTCTTCCATTACTTTTAGATTGGCTTCCTCCACATTAAAACGACAAATAAACAGGCCACTCTCTAGAAGATTAACATCAACATGGCCTGAAACTTTCCACTGCTTCATCAAAGACTCCTTAGTAAATTGGAAGGTCACCCCCCAATAAAATGGCCAACAAGTGCATTCTGCCACCATTCAACTTCTTTCTTCACTAAATTAGAAGAACACTGTGCAATGCACCTTCCATTCACCATGCTCGGCTCAATAAACTAAAGATTGAATCCTTCATCTCTTGATGGACAGGCCAAGAACAGAGACGACCATGCAACACCATTCTTCTCAAAAGCATCACCAACTTGGAGAGGAGGGAATGACCCACTGGCCATAACAGAATTACCGTTTACACTCTCAGTACCTCACTTTCACCATAGCAGCACCTTCTCCATTCTCAGAAACTCACCATCACCATAGCAGCACCTTCTCCACTCTCAGCACCTCACCTTCACCATAGCAGCTCAATGGTTTCCTTCTAACCAACCAAGGGCCGCTTACAAGAACAAAATACTTCCAAGCTGAAATATGAAGCAGGTAACTTCCAAGCTAACAGAACAAAATACTTGACTGCCTCCCCTTTAATAAGATTAGGGTCCTCCACAATAGACCCATCTTCCCTAGTAATCTCCAGGATATAGTTAAGATTGTCCGCAGTTCACAGACTTGAGAATGATGCAGAGCCTACTTGGTACTTTTATCATTATATTCCTTACCATGAAAAAAATCACAATACGGAAATAATTGCCGTCTGGAGAAGCCACAGAACTAGTATTATCTTAATGCCAGTCTTGACCAATGCAATTATGTTTTAGGTTAAGTTCCACCTACTTGACCTGTATTCTTTGAAGCTTTTATCCATCCCCTGGTTCACATTTTACATCAAATAATTCTCCTACAGTCCTACTCGATAATAATTTGAAAAGTAAACTGTCCTGATCCCAGAAATTAACAAATATTACAATGATACTGCAGTAATGCATTTGAAGTAACACTTATACGTAATtatagaaattgaaaaaaataactcAGAACATGCAGGTGTAAAATACAAATTCAAATAGATCACTTGAACTATGGATCAGATCTATCCTTCAAAGCATATTGATAAAAGTactcctacaaaaaaaaaattgcaaatacATAGAGAGGAAGCGATAATCCAGAGACCATACCGATCAATTACAGGACATCcagttgaaaagaaaaagaaaacttacAGCACTGCTCCGAGCACCATTGGCGCCGATAGAAACCTTCCTCTGTGGAACATTTTCAGTTTTTTCACTGTACGATTCTAGCAATCCCTCTGTGCAAGGGCGAGCTTTTCTTTTAGATACCGCAGATCGTGTCCTCTTTGAGATATCTGATGCCCCCAATATACGTGACAGAATCCCCAAGTGGAAATTGAAACGAGTTGAGTTCGCATCGGTTAACGATAGCCCTACGACATTTGAGGATTTTTAGGCCAGCATTGGACGAGTTCAGATCCTCTGCACGTAGTAACAGATGAGAGCACATGTGAGAGTCAATCACCTGTCCTACTTTTGCCATTTATGAaggggaggggtatttatagaaataaaattaatatgTGATTGATTCTCACATGTATGTTGATCACCTGATAGTACGTTTGTATGATCCATTCTCGCATTGGatctaggggtatcaatcgaACTCGATCGGTCTCGGGCTATACTTGGGTACTAGAATCAGGTCTTAATCGGGTTATGGACCTGTTTACCTCTTAACCAGGCTTTAACTAAACAGTGTTATGTAAATGtgttttgttggaagctttcATTGATCTTTTTCTAGCCCATGGTAAATAGCTAgatagtcttttttttttggttgtaagAATAGCAAGATATAGTTTGGTAAATACTAAATATGTTTTCCCTACATCTGAATGGTTATAATTAATCTTATTCTCTTCCAATTTTATATTCCCAAATCTGTGATCGAGTTTGTAGAAAGACAAGGCTATCCTTGTGTATATGAAACTGATTTAATAGGTAGGAACTAGGAACTAAGTGACTTAGATTTTCTTTCTATTACAATTTACAATTAAGTTCACAGAACTGTAGTTTAATTCTTGAAATTGATGGTTACTTCAATGTTTTACTCTAGATCAATAAGTGTTGATGCCATGGACTTTCTTGGAAATCCATGTCTATTTTGAGGTGTGGGCCTATTTACCATTCtttaatttatatttaatatatataaaataagtcGGGCTTTAACTGGGCGGGCTAAGTTGGGTTTAAACCGGGCGGGTTAGTTCAGACTCATAATCAGTTTGTCCAATTGGAAGCCCGATGGGCTAAGACCCCACACTGGGATCGCCCAATTATTAGaggtgtcgggcttaagcccaaTACATTTAATAAtcaggtcgggtcgggcttgtCAAACTGCacttggaattgacacccctatttggATCCCAAATTCAATTCTCATTCAGTTCCACTGGTTGGAGGTGAAGGGGATGGAAAGCAAAAGTAATTAAAATTTGGATGATGGTTCACTGACAGGCTGCGTATCCTACAGCTAGACACAACCAGGGATGGgtagtcatttcataggggtgcagtggtcattttgccctaagTTGTATCTGGGTACAGAAGCCATGCTTGGCAGGGTTCTATTCCcttaaaaattgggaaaaagatccctgcttaagggtgtcaaattggaATTGGAACCAAAAACTAAAACTGGATCCTGACCGAATAGTCGGAATCGAACCAAATTGAATAGAATTTGGTTACAATCCCGTATTAAGGAACAAAACCAAGGCGGGACTTGGTTACTTTCCAGATCCAACATAGGAATTGGCGATTAGAATTGAAACCGAACCGAAATTGGGTGCCAATATAGTACAAGAACCGGATCCAAACCTTGTAGGAACCGAATTTCAGAACAGAATAGAACCAGAACCGAATCAGAACCTTACAAGTTCAATATGAGTATCGAATTTCAGAACTGAGACGAGACTTGGTTCGAATTTGGATCATACTAATACTCCTTGGAGCCGAACCAAATACTTGATTTCGGACCGATTTACACCATTATCTTTGCCAGGTTGCGTGAATCTATGCCCAAACACGAGTGTGTGAAAGGACCACCCCACCCCATAAATTCAAAATCCTTTCCATGTTGATGCCTTTGTGTGCGTAGAGAGGATTCTTTGAGCAAGCGGTTCATACATAAAGGGCATTGAGGTCATTTTATGAGAAGAGCTAGACAAGAATGGGTGCTAGCGAATCCACCCTTGGTAGGGATAAAACTTTGGTTAAAGCTGTGCTCGTGATGGTGCACCGGATTGAAGGTTTAATGTGTTGCATAAAATCTGGCTCAAAAAAACAAAGGCCCACAATGGGGGATTGAAATGACCATATGCCCCCTATTTCGTATCATATTCCATCCCCCTTATGCGGCCCTGCATGAAAACCACCCTCTTAGGTTATTATCATCAAAAGTTTTCAttgtttttgtacttttttttattacatATGTGAAATAACAAGATTTaccttcattaaaaaaatacatgCATTATACTACAAGGACAATAAAGTAAAATCATAAATATTTGACACAAgggtatcaataagaaaatcccattgTTAAATCTTCTTCTCGTGATGGCACTTTGAAGACTGATTGTAAGGGTGCAAGTGGGGATAAAATTTGGGCTCAACTTGAACCAAAATGGGTCAGCCCAACATTGGCTCGGGCTCAATTTATTTAAGAGTGCATCAAATCTGGGATCTGActcctgtccagccgtggcaggagctggacTGTGCAGCACCCCCTTAAAATCCTGCCATGTGGACTGACTGACATCCAACggtcaataataaaaaaaactactttAACCCTAAATCCCTGCAGACGAGTCGGGTCACTCCCTAACCCGAAAACTTCCTCCCCTTCTTACTTTCCCTCCGGTGAACAGTACCGTGAAATAGAATAGAAGTTAACCTAACGTCagacttctctctctctctgtttctagGCAAACCCTGCAGCCACTCCTCCCTCGTTGTCTTCTTCCCTGCGCCCCATGCCCCGAAGCTTCTGTGATTTGGAGTTTTCTTCAACTTCATGAGCTTCAAAACTGGTTTCTATTGTTGAAGTTGGATCGTGGTGGGGATCAAATCTGATCTGGACTTTTGGTCAGTTGtattattgtaaaaagaaagataaaattcTAATTCAACGATAAATTGGAATCTCTACTTAGCATCTGCCCtgatccttctctctctctcatgtgcattattgtatttttttttttagtaattcTGATGCAACAATTTGGGAAGAACAACCAAAAAAATCTAGAGGTGTTTTCGTAATGGTTTGCAATGAGTTATTTCTTCATTGGTCTTGGTTAATAATGGGGATTTGACTGTCTTTTTGTAGACCATATTGCAGTATCTCTGTGCACTTCTCAGGCAATTTGGGAACTACCCTGAGAACTACTATAAATGGGTACCCTCCTTGAGAGGGTTAATGGATTCAGGTTTCGTGCTCTGCTATTTGTCCATATGTAGGAAATAAGAACAGGGGAAACAGAACATTTCAGGATTTTACAAGGTAGATGGAGGGGGAGGGAAGAGCACGAGGTGGGAGTGGGGCAATGGATGTCTTACAAGCCAGACTCACAGTTGCAGGTTTCCTAAGAACTGAAaccccaaaaagataaaaaagagagatggagagatgtGGAAGAGGGATATGGGCGGAGATTATAAAAGGAGTGATGACTGGTGACTGGTGACTGGTGACTGGTGAGAGAGTTTGGGTTCCCGAATCACCAGTTTTACAAACCACGGCGGGTTTCTCGTTGGAATAGCTAAATCAGGCGGTGGTGAACCTCATTGGAACACAGAGATCTAGCCCTTCAATCTTCTTCCACTTCCTCTGTACCAAGTTCATAAATCGAGTTAGGTTTGACCTTAAGAAcgaaaatgaaagagagagggagtatACCTAGATCTGGCGGTGGCTCTGTTCGTCGGAatccattgaagaagaagagtttgGCGGTGCGGTACTAAGTCGTCGGTTGTCGCTGCTGCCTGGTTCCCCTTTCTTGTTCGCAaggttggaggaggaagagttGTCAGTTTTTCGGGTTAGGGAGTGACCCGACTCATCTGCAGGGATTTAAGGTTAAAGTAGTTTTTTATTATTGACCGTTGGATGTCAGTCAGTCCACATGGCGAGATCTTAAGGGGGTGCTGCAccgtccagctcccgccatggctggCTCCCCAGATCCTCAAATTGTACCGGTATGCTTGCATCCCTTGCCCTACCTCGATATTCTGTTTGCTGGTAAAATGTATATACACTCTACCGGTGGAGTGGGAAGAATTCCGCCCCCCACAGATGATGTGATCATGCGATTGTTCCGTCACAAACAACCTCTCACCCCACAGGTCAAAAACAAATTCCCACCCCAGGATTTAAAAACGTGTTATCGACGGAAGCTGTCAATGCGGATTCCGATCGGAAGCAGCTTGAATCGATctgaaaaaaccctagaattgtcATATTCAAGGAATATTATTCCATCGACTATGGTGTTTTTATCCAGGCATCGACAAACTTGTCAAAATTTGGGATCGGTTACCACCTATTCCGATCTGAATAGGATGATTACCGATGCCCATGATCAAGGATTTCCTCAATCCTCACCCAACTCGGTCCCAAAGGACACCCCCGCCGTGAGAAACCCAATTGAGATTCAATTTCTACTGGGATCGTTGTACGGATAGAATCACATTCCACTCGATCAAGATCCAggaaaaatgaagaagattaGAAGGATAACCACAAGGTTGTCTGGAGTCTGGACAAAGGGTGATTGCATAGTTGCATTTAGAATTTTAGAACATCAAATGAACAAAATGCACATAAACAAATGATGtccaaaggggaaaaaaggaggTTTCTTGTTCTGTTTAGGCATTACTACATACAGCTATGGCGCAAATTACCAATGATTGTGGGCTTTGCTCATTCATCAGTCATCATCAGGACCATCATCTGCAGTTGCAACTGCTGCAGGTTCATAGCCTCCACCAATCTCACAAAGGCGATCCCAAACATGATTGGGGACAGGAACGACCGACAAGCGAGGTTGCTTGAACAAAgcgaaacccttcttcaacccATCGTCTGCTTTCATCTCCGTCAAATCCACGGGTCGCCTCATCTCCCCCACAGCTCGAACGTCAACAGCTCCAGCTTCTTCGTTCTTGCCGCCCTTCTTGCTGCCTTCGCCTTGGCAACTATACGTATACCACTCCCTGATGACGGAGACAACCCCGACGATGCGACGTGCTTTGGGACCGGAGTGGTAGAAGAAGCAGAGATCACCAACTCTCATGGACTTCATGTTCTTCTGAGCTTGCTTGTTCTTCACTCCGTCCCACATTGATATCCCCCCGTTGGCCGCTTGGTCCTCCCACGACCACTCACCCACCTCCGTCTTCAGCAGCCAGTAGTTCTTTCCACCATCCATTACCCTTTTTTCtgtctccctctccttctcgcTCTTGGATGATCCCATCAGAATTTCCAACGCTTCTTTAGATAGATTTACTCTCCCGTAGAAGATTCTAAAAGAGACTTTTCCCAAAATTAAAACCAACTCTCTCGAGAGTATCAAACCCCTCCCTGGCGGGAACTATAGGAAGTTTGAGACTTTTGGCGCCATTTTTCAATTTCTCCATTcatattgtaaaaaaaaaaagggctgaTTTTAAAGGGTCGCGTATTAAAGTAATTAaacaggggaggggaggggggaagaaaaaaaaaacagcaaaaacGAAACAAATACCCAAGACCCCAACCATTCTCTGGTTTTTGGAACCTaaccccccttcttcttctccttttg harbors:
- the LOC122658648 gene encoding thymocyte nuclear protein 1, which gives rise to MDGGKNYWLLKTEVGEWSWEDQAANGGISMWDGVKNKQAQKNMKSMRVGDLCFFYHSGPKARRIVGVVSVIREWYTYSCQGEGSKKGGKNEEAGAVDVRAVGEMRRPVDLTEMKADDGLKKGFALFKQPRLSVVPVPNHVWDRLCEIGGGYEPAAVATADDGPDDD